CTTCAGTATTATTGTAAAACTTCCACCTTACCTGGTCTAACTGGTATCTCTTCACCTTTATCTCCACTCTGCCATTGACCCAtcggcttcttggccaattccgTAGTGGGTAAGCGTGATGGCTTAAAGATCAAGGAAACGAGCAAGCATGCGCCAGCTGACAAGATAAGAATAAGTTTCTAAATAATATGCGCCGCAGAAGCAAATCGGGACGCCGCCGGGGAAGCAAGAAGGATGACCCGTTTGGGGCCCCCGGGTCAGCTCCCGATGAAGCAGAAGGAGTCTCACCTACGTACAGCGCCGTCCGAGAAAGGGACATGGAATCGGCGATCACGATGGACCTTGGCTCTATGGCTCCGATGTCGAGCACACTCActggaaagaaacaaaaaccaccaccacaaccaccacaacTGGCCCAGCCAGCATCCGACCAGCTAGCATCGATATTGTccgctaaaaaagaaaagaagcgacACCATCGCCGCCATCGCAAGGAGTCTGCAGCGGAGGTCGACGAGGGCAACCTCGAGTATACAGCGACAACAGCTCTTCCGGAAGGGCTTAAACCAGACACAGTGGCAGGCGCCATGTCTCTCTCCCAGATGCAAGTCGCCGCCGCACCGGGACGACAAGCCCCGACCGGCACCAGGCAGGTGTCACCACGAACGGCTGCCATGGCACAGAGACCAGTTTTTCAAGGCGCTACAGCGAGCACGAGCTCGTTACTAGACGGCACCCAACAGGCGGCACTTGCACCACGTACGCCCTCCATGTCGACGTCATTCACGTCGTCAACGACAGCTCCGGCTGCCCATTATCCTCCAGAACGTCCGCCAGCGGGGCCCGCCAGCGTCACGCGACCAGTAGCGGGTTCAGTCGATGACTCCAGCAAGGTGACCCCTTCTGATTTTGAGCGCCAGTCAACAGGCACCCGCGCAGCCACTATGGCATTGTCGGTTTCTCAGGCGCCAGGTGCTCTGCAGAAAAAAGACGAGACCAGCACTGCGCTACGCGAGTTACCGAAGCAGCAGTCTGAGCTCCCCAGTGCCGACTCTTCTACGTCGACTACGGGTAGCACCCTCCGCACGCTGGCTCGGCAGAGCAGTGCAATTAGACAACAGTCATTCTCGCTGGCGCGCGCGGCTGCCAAGTTGGCTCTAAAACCCAACATTCAAGACAACGAGGAGGAGTCGGCTTCAGAGGATGAGGAGGAATCTCTATCTCCGTCTACGCGAAAAGTAGATCGCAGAGCTTCTAAAATATTGCAGAGGGACCAAGCTGCGCAGCCGAACAAGTTGGTCACACAGCCACCAGAAGCGCCGGCAAACGCTCAAGAACAGCTCAATACTACGGCGCGAAGCCGCACCGTTCCTGCTGACTCGGTTGTGCTAGCACCCGACGTAGCAAATAAGCTAGTCTCTGTTCTCTCTAGAGTAGAAAACTTGGCCTCAGGAATTGTCTCCGAAAACACCCGTGAAAGCATCAAAAGTAGCTCCAAGGGAAACGCCACGGCAGCTAAAGCATACTTATGCGCAAAGTGTAGGGCGGCAGAAAATAAACGACGAGACAGTGCGGTGGATGACGAACAATTGTCTGAAGACGGAAGCGACGAGGAAGAAGCCGGTGTGCCTGGAAGAAGCTACGACCACAAAAGGAAACAGCGCAAGCCTGCAGCGCCTAGGAGTACTCAAGGCAGCAAATACAACGCACCTGAAGAGCCTCTGGAACAAAATGATGGGTATTACGGCGAAGGCTTTGCTTGGGACGAGAACGAGCGAGAAAATCGTAGAGGAGGCGTTGAGCCTACTGGAAGGCCACGCAGACGATCGCGTAGTGATTCCTCATTAGAGAACGATAGAGAAGCTGCGATGTACGAGCGAGCAGTGCGCAGTGGCGCCATGTACGATTGGGTCGATCCCATAGATGATACAAGAAATACAAACCAGCGCTATATATTCCGAGAACCACCGCCCTTCATGAGAAGCCAGCGCTTCCTTCCGCCTTACTGGTACGGCGGCCCCCGACTTGAATACCGATCATATAGACCAAGTATAATGCAACCACCGTATTTGCAGCCTCATTCTATGCCATATTTAAACAGTGCTCGGGCTCCCCTGGTGCCTCTCGCCAATCAAAGTCCTTATCAAATCTCTCAGGCAGCGCTACCGCCATCGAACCTGGAATTGTTCCCACAAGCCCAAGGATATTCCCAATGGCAACCATTCCCACCGAGAGCACCACCTGCCACTTACAGATATCCACAACTTTCTCCGCAAAACGGAGGCTCCCTATGGCCTGGCGCCCAGCTACTAAGTAGTCAACCGTCCGCAATCCGGCCGGTCTACAACATTGGCGCTGCTTACGGACAGCAGCCAAATCAAGCTTACaactacagccaagcattccaAAATTTCACGGCCCCGAACGTCGCTCCCGTAAACTCTACCCGGCCCGACTATCAGCCACAGAACCCTCAAACAGTACAGAACTTCGGACCAAGGCCCACTATGGCTGAGGTCACGAACACAACAGCGGTCCCTTCTCAAAGGAGCTTAATGTTTGAGGCCATGAACGCTAGCAGCGTTCGCGGTGGTGGCAGCACCTTCATCACAGCCGTTAACCCTAGACAACAAGCTAGCGAGGTTTTGCCCGATGGCACTTCTGTCGAGACGGGGTTCGCCAGAACCACGTTCCTGCAGAGCCGACCGAGCGAAGAGCGGCCGCTTCCCGCTAAAAAAGTAATAGCCTGGTCCATGAATAAGTCTGCCCCAACTACGGCCTCTCGTCCCCCTGCAGCGTCTACATCATCCATGCCTGCTCAGCAACCTGTTCCATCTACTTCGGGCAGGAGAAGCTCTGAGACAATGATGGCCTGCTACTGCAAGTGCCACAGCTGTGCTGGTGAGGGCCACGGTTACCAGGATGGCCAGCAGGGCGTGAGCTTGGAGAAGCTTCTGAGGCACGAAGACGGCATTCGCTGGGACGAGCAGCTTCGCGAGCGTAGCCGGCTACTACGCGAAGAGAGAATTCGCCAAGACGAGAGGCTCCAAACGCGGCAGCGGCTGCAGGACCAGGAACAGCTGCTCCGCGAGGAGCGGCAGTTCAGGGCCGACCTTGAGCGAAGACGTGAGGCCGACCGGGCTTTGGAGCGGGCACTCGAGAGGGAGAGTGAAGCGGACGCCAGGGCCAACGCAGCCGTCATACAGATTTTGGCGAGCACGAGGGCCCAAGAAATCACTCGCTCATCCGGTGGTGCCGACCAAGACACACAGGTGCGGACGAtgttgtaaaatacacagtaATAACTTATTTCATAAGCAGTCCTGTCTATagtagaaaaagaaaattcacgcagaaactcctctgagGGTTGTCTAAGTATGTGTAAGCATTGCGCCCCTTGCTCATCTCTACGCAGCCCGGtatcattatcaatgttatgaaacatgatttgaccagtataaacgacagcgctgcggcgacacgaactgcgcTGTGGACGGCGGAgaaaggtgaattgatgacgcaagcaaactactgcacttggcggcgccaggtgcgccgATGACGCTGCGATAAtgataagccgttatcgctctttagcgccttatccatccgcgtcgaaccattatcgaTCGCGATCAACCATATACTCCGGTGGTGactgcgtatggcgcggcagcgcgggccatatatcttgaaagcgatctgtgatggggacagagtgcggcgactgctgatagcttcgtgtacgctgtgttctcgccgcttagttcgcgttgaagcaagaggcagcgcgaaggtcaattcgctcgctgctgcggaccctatcttgaaagcgatcgtcttgcgTGGCGGa
The DNA window shown above is from Dermacentor silvarum isolate Dsil-2018 chromosome 1, BIME_Dsil_1.4, whole genome shotgun sequence and carries:
- the LOC119440427 gene encoding nascent polypeptide-associated complex subunit alpha, muscle-specific form gives rise to the protein MSAGTKLGSWPEWSAALIAAFSPLTYACVEPDQQCSTAGSPQEHHFDAPVVPSNASPGTPGGCPATEAGSPSVVAGPIADGGKRKATTTPASSHHRVADPKPASLAPPQPLNTQQVTAATFTRPSTPAELLRRKPCIAQNPQHLATVAAPGKVLADCSATCPTVDPEREPFVPPRLLDSAAAFDTVPSLSETKTTFGPKHSVQRLSATSTQGRMEAPTLPLREPDQSTDHGREMLPDSSEPHLCMSTQPSKSGRRRGSKKDDPFGAPGSAPDEAEGVSPTYSAVRERDMESAITMDLGSMAPMSSTLTGKKQKPPPQPPQLAQPASDQLASILSAKKEKKRHHRRHRKESAAEVDEGNLEYTATTALPEGLKPDTVAGAMSLSQMQVAAAPGRQAPTGTRQVSPRTAAMAQRPVFQGATASTSSLLDGTQQAALAPRTPSMSTSFTSSTTAPAAHYPPERPPAGPASVTRPVAGSVDDSSKVTPSDFERQSTGTRAATMALSVSQAPGALQKKDETSTALRELPKQQSELPSADSSTSTTGSTLRTLARQSSAIRQQSFSLARAAAKLALKPNIQDNEEESASEDEEESLSPSTRKAALPPSNLELFPQAQGYSQWQPFPPRAPPATYRYPQLSPQNGGSLWPGAQLLSSQPSAIRPVYNIGAAYGQQPNQAYNYSQAFQNFTAPNVAPVNSTRPDYQPQNPQTVQNFGPRPTMAEVTNTTAVPSQRSLMFEAMNASSVRGGGSTFITAVNPRQQASEVLPDGTSVETGFARTTFLQSRPSEERPLPAKKVIAWSMNKSAPTTASRPPAASTSSMPAQQPVPSTSGRRSSETMMACYCKCHSCAGEGHGYQDGQQGVSLEKLLRHEDGIRWDEQLRERSRLLREERIRQDERLQTRQRLQDQEQLLREERQFRADLERRREADRALERALERESEADARANAAVIQILASTRAQEITRSSGGADQDTQAAAEQEGGASSSEDDAVFGSVSSTLGKPANKASSERHCSDAGIQLPQTPLQLSRTPSRTASLEQLPTACGLKSTRENRVNTASTSDKVSGESEKFDDAKS